From one Montipora capricornis isolate CH-2021 chromosome 10, ASM3666992v2, whole genome shotgun sequence genomic stretch:
- the LOC138019714 gene encoding trace amine-associated receptor 5-like: MEKLTNNNTAPTKAVRNNSSQIGSNLEGYIWCSLFVLEAIIIVALNILTVIVFIKKRCLRRRSTYLLINLSLADLCIGALVIPTSVFRRGNIFGLWKIEMSDAVRFSTFGIDTLFFGCSLAFLVSISIERLHAMRNPMRHRLVSSSSYRKWVFSVWVASVIYTTLTISLLSFDVLGLLVWFIVAGCVLACLLILTFCYLAIFVTVRRSKDPELTNRHGRTERKLTVTLFIVTLVSLSVWLPYVLFTFLETPLLRLLSTGALLRVRSICEFLFFANSFVNPILYTIRMPGFRKELRSIVSLSVPFRLRVCKEKIIGSSKHKKYVVNQIGPVLQGGSISDRYGINLKDLSSWRSRNAIFRVLPVS; the protein is encoded by the coding sequence ATGGAAAAGCTAACTAATAACAACACAGCACCAACAAAAGCTGTGAGAAACAACTCTTCCCAAATAGGAAGCAACTTGGAAGGATACATTTGGTGCTCCTTATTTGTACTAGAAGCCATAATCATCGTAGCACTCAACATTTTGACAGTCATCGTTTTCATCAAGAAACGTTGTTTGCGCAGGCGCAGTACTTACTTGCTCATTAACCTGTCATTGGCTGACTTGTGTATCGGAGCGCTCGTTATACCAACTTCAGTATTTCGTCGTGGAAACATCTTTGGTCTGTGGAAAATTGAAATGTCGGATGCAGTCCGCTTTTCCACATTTGGAATTGATACTTTATTCTTTGGCTGCTCTCTTGCGTTTCTAGTTTCAATATCAATCGAAAGACTACACGCTATGCGAAATCCAATGCGACATCGTTTGGTGTCCAGTTCGTCTTACAGGAAGTGGGTATTCAGCGTTTGGGTTGCGTCAGTGATCTACACAACTCTAACAATTTCATTATTGTCTTTTGACGTACTTGGGCTACTAGTCTGGTTCATTGTGGCTGGGTGTGTCCTTGCATGTCTTCTAATACTAACCTTCTGCTATTTAGCCATATTTGTCACCGTACGACGCAGCAAGGACCCTGAACTCACTAATCGTCACGGTAGAACTGAACGAAAATTGACCGTGACACTGTTCATCGTCACGCTTGTCTCTTTATCTGTGTGGCTTCCTTACGTGTTGTTCACTTTCCTGGAAACTCCACTGTTGCGTTTGCTGTCAACTGGAGCGCTTTTGCGAGTGCGGAGTATCTGCGAATTCCTCTTCTTTGCTAACTCCTTTGTGAATCCAATATTGTACACAATCAGGATGCCTGGGTTCAGAAAAGAACTTCGTTCAATCGTGTCACTTTCTGTACCATTTAGATTGAGGGTTTGCAAGGAAAAGATAATCGGTtcatcaaaacacaaaaaatacGTTGTCAACCAGATAGGACCTGTTTTACAGGGAGGTAGCATTTCGGACAGGTACGGTATTAACTTAAAAGATCTTAGTTCTTGGAGAAGCAGAAATGCAATTTTTCGCGTCCTGCCGGTGTCATGA
- the LOC138019438 gene encoding threonine-rich protein-like isoform X2, which yields MKVFQLSVVVLTTCMVTTESSPFASPLRELDEQRKKRSDFILELIENVHLRNLTCAECMGDTERECTLSEVEVQCAPGEICTTLEAFSLATFTTIFTRQCFNLTEPNCDFNPGCSALKSTGDIQSCVQVCCNVSLCNAGILTTDAPTTIGVTTDGGPSTGASTTPITATTPLIENVHLRNLTCAECMGDTERECTLSEVEVQCAPGEICTTLEAFSLATLTTTVTRQCFNLTEPNCDFNPGCSALKSTGDIQSCLQFCCNVSLCNAGILTTDAPTTSGVTTAGPTTEWPTETLITDVPTTIGVTTGGPSTGSLTTPITATTPLIWLPLRHLLERFYFCWWVKSVSTNW from the exons ATGAAGGTGTTTCAGCTTTCTGTGGTG GTTCTGACAACTTGCATGGTGACCACGGAGTCGTCGCCCTTTGCTTCACCACTGAGAGAACTCGatgaacaaagaaagaaaaggagtgACTTCATACTAGAGCTAA TAGAGAACGTCCATCTGAGGAACTTGACATGTGCAGAATGCATGGGAGACACCGAGAGAGAATGCACCCTTTCTGAGGTAGAAGTGCAATGTGCTCCAGGCGAAATCTGCACTACTCTTGAGGCTTTTAGTCTTGCGACATTCACAACGATCTTCACAAGACAATGTTTCAATCTCACCGAACCTAATTGCGATTTTAATCCAGGATGCAGTGCTCTTAAGTCCACCGGCGATATTCAATCATGCGTTCAGGTCTGCTGCAATGTGAGCTTGTGTAATGCTGGAATCCTAACTACCGATGCACCCACGACGATTGGAGTAACAACTGATGGAGGGCCATCTACGGGAGCGTCAACTACGCCAATAACAGCAACAACACCTCTTA TAGAGAACGTCCATCTGAGGAACTTGACATGTGCAGAATGCATGGGAGACACAGAGAGAGAATGTACCCTTTCTGAGGTAGAAGTGCAATGTGCTCCAGGCGAAATCTGCACTACTCTTGAGGCTTTTAGTCTTGCGACACTCACGACGACCGTCACAAGACAATGTTTCAATCTCACCGAACCTAATTGCGATTTTAATCCGGGATGCAGTGCTCTTAAGTCCACCGGTGACATTCAATCATGCCTTCAGTTCTGCTGCAATGTGAGCTTGTGTAATGCTGGAATCCTAACTACCGATGCACCCACGACGAGTGGAGTAACAACTGCAGGGCCAACAACTGAATGGCCAACTGAAACCCTAATTACCGATGTACCCACGACGATTGGAGTAACAACTGGAGGGCCATCTACGGGATCGTTAACTACGCCAATAACGGCAACAACACCTCTTA
- the LOC138019438 gene encoding threonine-rich protein-like isoform X3: protein MKVFQLSVVVLTTCMVTTESSPFASPLRELDEQRKKRSDFILELIENVHLRNLTCAECMGDTERECTLSEVEVQCAPGEICTTLEAFSLATFTTIFTRQCFNLTEPNCDFNPGCSALKSTGDIQSCVQVCCNVSLCNAGILTTDAPTTIGVTTDGGPSTGASTTPITATTPLIENVHLRNLTCAECMGDTERECTLSEVEVQCAPGEICTTLEAFSLATLTTTVTRQCFNLTEPNCDFNPGCSALKSTGDIQSCLQFCCNVSLCNAGILTTDAPTTSGVTTAGPTTEWPTETLITDVPTTIGVTTGGPSTGSLTTPITATTPLSNPVYALRASSL, encoded by the exons ATGAAGGTGTTTCAGCTTTCTGTGGTG GTTCTGACAACTTGCATGGTGACCACGGAGTCGTCGCCCTTTGCTTCACCACTGAGAGAACTCGatgaacaaagaaagaaaaggagtgACTTCATACTAGAGCTAA TAGAGAACGTCCATCTGAGGAACTTGACATGTGCAGAATGCATGGGAGACACCGAGAGAGAATGCACCCTTTCTGAGGTAGAAGTGCAATGTGCTCCAGGCGAAATCTGCACTACTCTTGAGGCTTTTAGTCTTGCGACATTCACAACGATCTTCACAAGACAATGTTTCAATCTCACCGAACCTAATTGCGATTTTAATCCAGGATGCAGTGCTCTTAAGTCCACCGGCGATATTCAATCATGCGTTCAGGTCTGCTGCAATGTGAGCTTGTGTAATGCTGGAATCCTAACTACCGATGCACCCACGACGATTGGAGTAACAACTGATGGAGGGCCATCTACGGGAGCGTCAACTACGCCAATAACAGCAACAACACCTCTTA TAGAGAACGTCCATCTGAGGAACTTGACATGTGCAGAATGCATGGGAGACACAGAGAGAGAATGTACCCTTTCTGAGGTAGAAGTGCAATGTGCTCCAGGCGAAATCTGCACTACTCTTGAGGCTTTTAGTCTTGCGACACTCACGACGACCGTCACAAGACAATGTTTCAATCTCACCGAACCTAATTGCGATTTTAATCCGGGATGCAGTGCTCTTAAGTCCACCGGTGACATTCAATCATGCCTTCAGTTCTGCTGCAATGTGAGCTTGTGTAATGCTGGAATCCTAACTACCGATGCACCCACGACGAGTGGAGTAACAACTGCAGGGCCAACAACTGAATGGCCAACTGAAACCCTAATTACCGATGTACCCACGACGATTGGAGTAACAACTGGAGGGCCATCTACGGGATCGTTAACTACGCCAATAACGGCAACAACACCTCTTA
- the LOC138019438 gene encoding threonine-rich protein-like isoform X1 has protein sequence MKVFQLSVVVLTTCMVTTESSPFASPLRELDEQRKKRSDFILELIENVHLRNLTCAECMGDTERECTLSEVEVQCAPGEICTTLEAFSLATFTTIFTRQCFNLTEPNCDFNPGCSALKSTGDIQSCVQVCCNVSLCNAGILTTDAPTTIGVTTDGGPSTGASTTPITATTPLIENVHLRNLTCAECMGDTERECTLSEVEVQCAPGEICTTLEAFSLATLTTTVTRQCFNLTEPNCDFNPGCSALKSTGDIQSCLQFCCNVSLCNAGILTTDAPTTSGVTTAGPTTEWPTETLITDVPTTIGVTTGGPSTGSLTTPITATTPLRRAKHNLALWKKVPGTKDMVNMHELCLSKEYRKGFENISLRRACDLTIHDFSCDLQLFVKLI, from the exons ATGAAGGTGTTTCAGCTTTCTGTGGTG GTTCTGACAACTTGCATGGTGACCACGGAGTCGTCGCCCTTTGCTTCACCACTGAGAGAACTCGatgaacaaagaaagaaaaggagtgACTTCATACTAGAGCTAA TAGAGAACGTCCATCTGAGGAACTTGACATGTGCAGAATGCATGGGAGACACCGAGAGAGAATGCACCCTTTCTGAGGTAGAAGTGCAATGTGCTCCAGGCGAAATCTGCACTACTCTTGAGGCTTTTAGTCTTGCGACATTCACAACGATCTTCACAAGACAATGTTTCAATCTCACCGAACCTAATTGCGATTTTAATCCAGGATGCAGTGCTCTTAAGTCCACCGGCGATATTCAATCATGCGTTCAGGTCTGCTGCAATGTGAGCTTGTGTAATGCTGGAATCCTAACTACCGATGCACCCACGACGATTGGAGTAACAACTGATGGAGGGCCATCTACGGGAGCGTCAACTACGCCAATAACAGCAACAACACCTCTTA TAGAGAACGTCCATCTGAGGAACTTGACATGTGCAGAATGCATGGGAGACACAGAGAGAGAATGTACCCTTTCTGAGGTAGAAGTGCAATGTGCTCCAGGCGAAATCTGCACTACTCTTGAGGCTTTTAGTCTTGCGACACTCACGACGACCGTCACAAGACAATGTTTCAATCTCACCGAACCTAATTGCGATTTTAATCCGGGATGCAGTGCTCTTAAGTCCACCGGTGACATTCAATCATGCCTTCAGTTCTGCTGCAATGTGAGCTTGTGTAATGCTGGAATCCTAACTACCGATGCACCCACGACGAGTGGAGTAACAACTGCAGGGCCAACAACTGAATGGCCAACTGAAACCCTAATTACCGATGTACCCACGACGATTGGAGTAACAACTGGAGGGCCATCTACGGGATCGTTAACTACGCCAATAACGGCAACAACACCTCTTA GAAGAGCAAAACATAACTTAGCACTTTGGAAAAAAGTGCCAGGCACAAAAGATATGGTTAATATGCATGAACTCTGTCTTTCCAAAGAATACCGTAAGGGTTTTGAGAATATTTCTCTACGAAGGGCTTGTGATCTAACAATTCACGATTTTTCCTGTGATTTACAACTTTTCGTCAAATTGATCTGA